One part of the Quercus lobata isolate SW786 chromosome 7, ValleyOak3.0 Primary Assembly, whole genome shotgun sequence genome encodes these proteins:
- the LOC115953639 gene encoding guanylate kinase 2 translates to MGEAPAFIEDDLQKGFSNGFDLKSKDSTPTVIGNKAYLIGGADDESIRVQVLDHSRGGWVNPTVLGTKPKPCKGHSAVPLNEGQILVIQKGSSIDDGVWFLEVDTQYVREQRKILGTEVVAWSKGVKGNAEKPVVISGPSGVGKGTLISMLMKEFPSMFGFSVSHTTRAPRNMEMDGIHYHFTERSVMEKDIKDGKFLEFASVHGNLYGTSVEAVEVVADAGKRCILDIDVQGARSVRASSLEAIFIFVSPPSMEELEKRLRARGTETEEQILKRLRNAQAEMEQGKSSGIFDHFLYNDNLEECYENLKELLGLDGNVTAAPKSSPYGVDLPLDLSISKIDQKIIINRGNPELKTATKDLIGLDLSTLKGGAPRRTRGLNVYAIDSFSDELNGFNQLS, encoded by the exons ATG GGAGAAGCCCCAGCTTTCATTGAGGATGATCTGCAGAAGGGTTTTTCAAATGGGTTTGATTTGAAATCTAAGGATTCAACACCAACTGTCATTGGCAATAAAGCA TACCTGATTGGTGGAGCTGATGATGAATCAATCAGAGTTCAAGTTTTGGACCATAGTAGAGGCGGATG GGTGAATCCTACTGTGCTAGGAACAAAACCCAAGCCATGTAAAGGCCATTCAGCAGTGCCTTTAAATGAGGGTCAAATATTGGTTATTCAGAAAGGTTCTAGCATAGATGATGGCGTTTGGTTTCTTGAG GTGGACACCCAATATGTTAGGGAACAGAGAAAAATATTGGGGACTGAGGTTGTTGCTTGGAGCAAGGGTGTGAAGGGCAACGCCGAGAAGCCAGTTGTTATCAGTGGTCCTTCTGGAGTAGGTAAGGGTACACTGATATCCATGCTTATGAAGGAATTTCCATCTATGTTTGGGTTTTCTGTGAGCCACACAACCCGGGCTCCAAGGAACATGGAGATGGATGGTATTCATTACCATTTCACCGAACGAAGTGTTATGGAGAAAGACATAAAAGATGGAAAGTTTCTTGAGTTTGCTTCTGTTCATGGAAATCTCTATGGAACTAGTGTTGAAGCTGTTGAAGTGGTAGCAGATGCCGGGAAG AGATGTATTCTTGACATCGATGTTCAAGGGGCAAGGTCTGTAAGGGCTAGTTCTCTTGAAGCTATATTCATCTTTGTCTCCCCACCATCAATGGAGGAGCTGGAGAAGCGCCTCCGTGCAAG GGGGACAGAGACAGAGGAACAGATCCTAAAGCGACTCCGAAATGCTCAGGCAGAAATGGAGCAAGGGAAATCATCAGGCATTTTTGATCATTTCTTGTATAATGATAATCTTGAAGAGTGCTATGAAAATCTTAAG GAACTCTTGGGACTTGATGGAAATGTCACTGCTGCCCCTAAATCAT CACCATATGGGGTTGATCTTCCTCTGGACTTgtcaatttcaaaaattgatcaGAAAATCATCATTAATCGTGGAAATCCAGAACTGAAAACTGCTACAAAGGACTT GATTGGGTTGGATTTGTCCACTCTCAAAGGAGGGGCGCCTAGACGGACGAGAGGCCTAAATGTTTATGCCATTGATTCAttttcagatgagttgaatggATTCAACCAGCTGAGCTAA